The following proteins are encoded in a genomic region of Octopus sinensis unplaced genomic scaffold, ASM634580v1 Contig10559, whole genome shotgun sequence:
- the LOC115228454 gene encoding glycine-rich protein DOT1-like yields MCDEAKGNGKYHVNNNYCYNNGGGGGCDDAGGDDGGGDDGGGDDRVGDDGGGDDGGGDDGGGDDGGGDDGGGDDGGGDDRSGDVGGGDDGGGDNGGGDDGGGDDGGGDDGHGDDDGGGDDGGCDDGGGDDGDGDDGGGDDGAGDDGGGDVGDDNDDDTNSNYGKRLT; encoded by the exons ATGTGTGATGAAGCTAAAG GCAATGGAAAATATCACGTAAATAATAACTACTGCTACAacaacggcggcggcggcggttgcGATGACGCCGGTGGTGATGACGGCGGTGGTGATGACGGCGGTGGTGATGACCGCGTTGGTGATGACGGCGGTGGTGATGACGGCGGTGGTGATGACGGCGGTGGTGATGACGGCGGCGGTGATGACGGCGGTGGTGATGACGGCGGCGGTGATGACCGCAGTGGTGATGTCGGCGGTGGTGATGACGGCGGTGGTGATAACGGCGGTGGTGATGACGGCGGTGGTGATGACGGCGGCGGTGATGACGGCCATGGTGATGACgacggcggtggtgatgatggcggttgCGATGATGGCGGCGGTGATGACGGCGACGGTGATGACGGCGGTGGTGATGACGGGGCCGGTGATGACGGCGGCGGCGACGTtggcgacgacaatgacgacgacaccAACAGCAACTACGGTAAACGGTTAACGTGA